From a single Pelodiscus sinensis isolate JC-2024 chromosome 4, ASM4963464v1, whole genome shotgun sequence genomic region:
- the ACYP1 gene encoding acylphosphatase-1 isoform X2, translated as MAEDDSLISVDYEIFGRVQGVFFRKYTQNEGKKLGVVGWVQNTEDGTVEGQIQGPIVKVREMQEWLRKKGSPRSHIERAEFRNEKKIFALEHKNFSIVK; from the exons ATGGCTGAGGACGACAGCCTCATCTCTGTGGACTATGAGATCTTTGGAAGAGTCCAAGGAGTGTTCTTCCGCAAGTACACCCAG aaTGAGGGTAAGAAGCTAGGGGTGGTTGGCTGGGTCCAAAACACGGAAGATGGCACTGTGGAAGGACAAATCCAAGGCCCCATAGTCAAGGTACGGGAGATGCAGGAATGGCTCAGGAAGAaaggaagcccaagatcccacATTGAACGAGCAGAATTCCGCAATGAGAAGAAGATTTTTGCACTAGAGCACAAGAACTTCAGCATTGTGAAATAA
- the ACYP1 gene encoding acylphosphatase-1 isoform X1, whose protein sequence is MRLITVLLRSRTPLYGLGPLCSRLEAAEAEARCGRWGALGFALAAGPRLVRVTMAEDDSLISVDYEIFGRVQGVFFRKYTQNEGKKLGVVGWVQNTEDGTVEGQIQGPIVKVREMQEWLRKKGSPRSHIERAEFRNEKKIFALEHKNFSIVK, encoded by the exons ATGCGCTTGATAACCGTTCTGCTCCGCAGCCGGACTCCGCTCTATGGTCTGGGGCCGCTCTGTTCCCGCTTGGAGGCGGCGGAGGCCGAAGCGCGCTGCGGCCGTTGGGGGGCGTTAGGTTTCGCTCTGGCTGCAGGCCCCCGGCTG GTGCGCGTGACCATGGCTGAGGACGACAGCCTCATCTCTGTGGACTATGAGATCTTTGGAAGAGTCCAAGGAGTGTTCTTCCGCAAGTACACCCAG aaTGAGGGTAAGAAGCTAGGGGTGGTTGGCTGGGTCCAAAACACGGAAGATGGCACTGTGGAAGGACAAATCCAAGGCCCCATAGTCAAGGTACGGGAGATGCAGGAATGGCTCAGGAAGAaaggaagcccaagatcccacATTGAACGAGCAGAATTCCGCAATGAGAAGAAGATTTTTGCACTAGAGCACAAGAACTTCAGCATTGTGAAATAA
- the MLH3 gene encoding DNA mismatch repair protein Mlh3 isoform X4: MCFCHRPFVSAFLLSSELCVGTLRAEDVAAGGCGLFQRRRNHVPEISWIPHLSTFAMIKCLVEDVRTRLRSGVAINSLGQCVEELVLNSIDAKATCVAIRVDLETFKIQVVDNGSGMGREDLNRVGNRYFTSKCKSVEDLENLKFYGFRGEAVASIASVASIVEISSKTNKIAKTFMKLFQNGKALEVCEAELTRPSGGTTVTVYNLFHQLPVRRKCMDLMLEFERVRQKVEALSLMHPSVSFSLRNDASCSMMLQLPKTKDMCSRFCQIYGLGRTQKLRKINYTSGGFELSGYISSEGHYNKNMQFLYVNNRLVLKTRLHKLMDFLLRKESVICKTKGGPANRQMSSSPIRHRGPELYGIFVINVKCQYCEYDVSLEPAKTLIEFRNWDALLACIEEGVKTFLKQEHLFVELSSEDIKEFDEDNGFSLYRTRALQPMLFEEKSIQDNFRKTCGDIVDSYEMFNLQSKAVKRKVVVQEKSSDLIASKDNAAEKEVSPALIFAESEDTVSPLLNKESITSDFLESDILEQEPKEFNSPKSSENLCGESISEEVEIDSYAEMPDCTENCMEDTRTQDRAAQKSNINIAFENGVMLGQHERVEDTADGPGRALMEMYDVMKEDSGKSKGPNNDSAGRVARSVPPKLYSTGLITHMLQNQSQHEQTERNSRLGPVSAKDIYRTKRSFSVQSLNVQDISNVLNKERTLLSNRKVCTVYANEWLENETASGQKNEEIASITARGKKESVTSHIRELLPVTSLGFPHNENNPSNRRHMAQLSVTPRTQAYKKLSLSIQLGSLERFKRHFGKVGSAPSISIPDKKSELQPSHVLDSLYDLDTFKNQNNSVECVNICETPALEHADASNSCPASCPLSLERTQFYAKETLLNRKAACVRESPLTLTDYCQIRRKDLSSSGSLASKLSKMKGAHKELLATEVVGQLDEQFQTDLSRKDFDKSHLLSQNDDVLQSPYQMCQRSSQEAGVDGYIHSSASDKQAAPCKMYSTRSGTRENIVNQSLLINTDGEYMTLPNNGLALHSKKSSECICEDGNIVDISAKQTSEATELPRVTISSSLEIPGDVTSAVQSKNEESTLCSSIWTQHFDVSLGKMVYINKITGLSTYSTPPAEELQAACTQDITTMVVNVVLQSDLEKRGFWQAKVSEVGSVCQDIDHSEKQPKELWQLSQQEPRIIQDADGESLHSFSEWDNPVFARCPEVAIDVSSGQAERLAVKIHNILYPYRFTKEMINSMQVLHQVDNKFIACLINTRNEVNADADGNLLVLVDQHAAHERIRLEQLIADSYEKQPEESGKKKLLSSTISPPLEIEVTEEQRRLLRYL; encoded by the exons ATGTGCTTCTGCCATAGGCCTTTCGTCTCCGCCTTCCTTCTTTCCAGCGAGCTCTGTGTCGGTACCTTGCGAGCCGAAGACGTCGCGGCTGGCGGTTG TGGACTATTCCAAAGGAGGAGGAATCATGTTCCTGAAATTTCTTGGATTCCTCATCTTTCTACTTTTGCCATGATCAAATGTTTGGTGGAAGATGTACGAACCAGGTTACGCTCTGGAGTGGCCATCAACTCACTGGGCCAGTGTGTTGAGGAACTTGTCCTCAATAGTATTGATGCTAAAGCAACATGTGTGGCCATCCGTGTGGATTTGGAAACCTTCAAGATCCAGGTGGTGGACaatggctctgggatggggagagaggacCTAAATAGAGTGGGTAATAGATATTTCACTAGTAAGTGCAAGTCAGTGGAGGATTTAGAGAATCTGAAGTTCTATGGTTTCCGAGGGGAGGCTGTGGCCAGCATAGCAAGTGTGGCCAGCATTGTAGAAATTTCAtccaagactaacaagattgcaAAAACCTTCATGAAACTGTTTCAGAATGGGAAAGCACTTGAGGTTTGTGAAGCTGAATTGACTAGACCAAGTGGTGGAACGACAGTGACTGTGTATAACTTATTCCATCAATTACCCGTGAGGAGAAAGTGCATGGATCTCATGCTGGAATTTGAGAGGGTGAGGCAGAAGGTAGAAGCTCTCTCACTCATGCATCCTTCCGTCTCCTTTTCCTTAAGAAATGATGCTTCTTGTTCTATGATGCTTCAACTCCCCAAGACAAAAGATATGTGTTCCCGTTTTTGTCAAATTTATGGACTGGGAAGAACACAGAAATTACGAAAAATAAATTATACATCTGGGGGGTTTGAGTTAAGTGGCTATATCAGTTCTGAAGGGCATTACAATAAGAATATGCAGTTTTTGTATGTGAATAATAGGTtggttttaaaaacaagattgCATAAACTCATGGACTTTTTATTGAGGAAAGAAAGTGTTATTTGCAAAACAAAAGGGGGCCCTGCCAACAGACAAATGAGTTCAAGTCCTATTCGGCATCGTGGCCCAGAACTCTATGGAATCTTTGTTATCAATGTGAAATGTCAATACTGTGAATATGATGTGAGTCTGGAACCTGCAAAAACTCTGATAGAATTCCGTAATTGGGATGCTCTTTTGGCTTGCATAGAGGAAGGagtgaaaacatttttaaagcaagaaCACTTATTTGTTGAACTGTCTAGTGAAGACATAAAAGAATTTGATGAAGACAATGGATTTAGTTTGTACAGGACCAGAGCTCTGCAACCTATGCTCTTTGAAGAAAAGAGCATACAAGACAATTTTAGGAAAACTTGTGGTGATATTGTAGATTCCTATGAAATGTTTAATTTGCAATCAAAAGCTGTCAAAAGAAAAGTGGTGGTTCAGGAAAAATCTTCAGATCTAATAGCTTCAAAAGATAATGCTGCAGAAAAAGAAGTCTCCCCAGCTCTGATCTTTGCTGAATCAGAGGACACTGTGAGTCCTCTGCTCAACAAAGAAAGCATAACTTCTGATTTCTTAGAATCAGATATATTAGAACAAGAGCCAAAAGAGTTCAATAGTCCCAAGTCTTCAGAAAATCTCTGTGGAGAATCCATATCAGAAGAAGTAGAAATAGACAGTTATGCTGAAATGCCAGATTGTACTGAGAATTGTATGGAAGATACAAGAACACAGGACAGAGCAGCTCAGAAGAGCAACATCAATATTGCCTTTGAAAATGGTGTAATGCTGGGGCAGCATGAGAGAGTTGAAGATACAGCTGATGGACCAGGGAGAGCATTGATGGAAATGTATGATGTGATGAAAGAAGACAGTGGAAAAAGTAAAGGGCCAAATAATGATTCTGCAGGAAGGGTAGCTAGATCAGTTCCACCAAAGTTGTATTCCACAGGCCTTATAACTCATATGTTGCAAAATCAGTCACAACATGAACAAACTGAAAGGAATTCTAGACTTGGCCCTGTAAGTGCCAAGGACATATATAGAACTAAGAGGAGTTTTTCAGTTCAGAGTCTAAATGTTCAGGATATTTCTAATGTTTTAAATAAAGAGCGTACTTTACTATCCAATAGAAAAGTATGTACAGTATATGCAAATGAATGGTTAGAAAATGAGACTGCATCAGGCCAGAAGAATGAGGAAATAGCATCAATCACTGCAAGAGGTAAAAAAGAGAGTGTAACTTCACACATTAGAGAGTTGCTTCCAGTCACTTCCTTGGGTTTTCCTCATAATGAAAATAATCCAAGCAACAGAAGGCATATGGCTCAGCTATCTGTTACACCCAGAACCCAAGCCTATAAGAAGCTGAGCTTGTCCATACAGCTGGGGTCTTTAGAGAGATTTAAGAGACATTTTGGGAAGGTTGGGAGTGCACCATCAATATCTATTCCAGATAAGAAGAGTGAATTACAACCCTCACATGTTCTTGATTCTCTGTATGATCTTGACACCTTCAAAAATCAGAATAACAGTGTTGAATGTGTTAACATTTGTGAAACTCCGGCTCTGGAACATGCTGATGCTAGTAATAGTTGCCCAGCTAGTTGCCCCCTTTCCTTGGAGAGGACTCAGTTCTATGCCAAAGAAACTTTGTTAAACAGAAAAGCTGCTTGTGTGAGAGAGAGTCCCTTGACATTGACTGACTACTGTCAAATTAGAAGGAAAGATCTAAGCAGCAGTGGATCACTAGCTTCTAAACTGTCCAAAATGAAGGGTGCCCACAAGGAACTTTTAGCTACAGAAGTTGTAGGACAGCTTGATGAACAATTTCAAACAGATTTAAGCAGAAAAGATTTTGACAAATCACATCTTTTGTCTCAAAATGATGATGTTTTGCAGAGTCCTTATCAAATGTGTCAAAGGTCCTCACAAGAAGCAGGTGTAGATGGTTACATCCATTCatcagcctctgataaacaggctgctccctgcaaAATGTATAGCACAAGATCAGGGACCAGAGAAAATATTGTGAATCAGTCCCTGCTCATCAACACAGATGGGGAGTACATGACCCTTCCAAACAATGGTTTGGCATTACACAGTAAAAAGAGTTCTGAATGTATTTGTGAAGATGGAAATATTGTGGATATATCTGCAAAGCAGACTTCAGAAGCCACTGAGCTTCCCAGAGTAACCATATCAAGTAGTTTGGAAATACCTGGAGATGTCACAAGTGCAGTTCAATCTAAAAATGAAGAATCAACATTGTGTTCTTCTATCTGGACGCAACATTTTGATGTTTCATTGGGTAAGATGGTATACATCAACAAAATTACTGGACTAAGCACCTACAGTACTCCTCCAGCTGAAGAACTTCAGGCTGCTTGTACTCAAGATATAACTACCATGGTTGTGAATGTTGTCTTACAGAGTG ACCTCGAGAAGAGAGGCTTCTGGCAAGCCAAGGTTTCAGAGGTAGGATCAGTTTGCCAGGACATAGACCACAGTGAAAAACAACCCAAAGAACTCTGGCAGCTGTCCCAACAGGAACCCAGAATTATTCAAG ATGCTGATGGGGAGTCTCTCCACTCCTTTTCAGAATGGGATAATCCTGTGTTTGCTCGCTGCCCAGAG